A window from Sus scrofa isolate TJ Tabasco breed Duroc chromosome 2, Sscrofa11.1, whole genome shotgun sequence encodes these proteins:
- the SAA2 gene encoding LOW QUALITY PROTEIN: serum amyloid A-2 protein (The sequence of the model RefSeq protein was modified relative to this genomic sequence to represent the inferred CDS: inserted 1 base in 1 codon) yields the protein MKLFTGLIFCSLVLGVHSQWLSFLGEAYEGAKDMXRAYSDMREANFKNSDKYFHARGNYDAAQRGPGGAWAAKVISDARENVQRVTDWLKHGDSGHGVEDSRADQAANEWGRSGKDPNHFRPPGLPDKY from the exons ATGAAGCTTTTCACAGGCCTCATTTTCTGCTCCTTGGTGCTGGGAGTCCACAGTCAGTGGCTTTCCTTCCTTGGTGAGGCTTATGAAG GGGCCAAAGACA TGAGAGCCTACTCGGACATGAGAGAAGCCAATTTCAAAAATTCAGACAAGTACTTCCATGCCCGGGGCAACTATGATGCTGCCCAAAGGGGACCTGGGGGCGCCTGGGCTGCTAAAGTGATCAG CGATGCCAGAGAGAATGTCCAGAGAGTCACAGACTGGTTGAAGCATGGAGACAGTGGCCACGGAGTGGAGGACTCGAGGGCTGACCAGGCTGCCAATGAATGGGGCCGGAGTGGCAAGGACCCCAACCACTTCAGACCTCCTGGCCTGCCTGACAAGTactga